In Sebastes fasciatus isolate fSebFas1 chromosome 15, fSebFas1.pri, whole genome shotgun sequence, a genomic segment contains:
- the LOC141783027 gene encoding ubiquitin thioesterase OTUB2-like isoform X1, translating to MMLSDRKYYPSKQHTMEAAGSLVSYREDISSLFPEQTPGAKYKDLSSQFSTVRQVCGDGNCFYRALCFAHLESVLHNARALQRFKEKIVQTCEDFSSAGFDESSFKHHLNTVVDVVERCQADDQEDTLLRLFNKQMTSDSVVQYLRLLTSAHLQNQADFFCNFVEAPNLVVYCHQEVEAMAMECDHVDILALSQALDVCIHIVSMEGDEEQLAHHVIPEGAEPSLHLLYQTSHYNILYPRPQH from the exons ATGATGCTGTCAGACAGGAAGTACTACCCATCAAAACAGCATACG ATGGAGGCAGCCGGCAGCCTCGTCTCATACCGAGAGGACATTTCTTCGCTGTTTCCTGAGCAAACGCCGGGTGCCAAATATAAA GATTTAAGCAGCCAGTTCTCCACCGTCAGACAAGTGTGTGGAGATGGGAACTGCTTCTACAGAGCTCTGTGCTTCGCTCACCTGGAGTCAGTCCTGCACAATGCCAGAGCTTTACAGAG GTTTAAGGAGAAGATTGTCCAGACCTGTGAGGACTTCTCTTCTGCAGGATTTGACGAGAGTTCCTTCAAGCACCACCTGAACACA GTGGTTGATGTTGTGGAGCGGTGCCAGGCTGATGACCAGGAGGACACGCTGCTCCGGCTCTTCAATAAGCAGATGACGTCTGACAGCGTGGTGCAGTATCTCAGGCTGCTCACTTCAGCACACCTGCAAAACCAGGCGGACTTCTTCTGCAACTTTGTGGAGGCGCCCAATCTAGTAGTCTACTGTCATCAA gAAGTGGAGGCCATGGCGATGGAGTGTGATCACGTGGACATCTTAGCTCTGTCGCAGGCCCTGGATGTTTGCATCCACATCGTCTCCATGGAGGGCGATGAAGAGCAGTTGGCTCACCACGTCATTCCAGAGGGTGCTGAACCTTCCCTGCACCTACTCTACCaaacgtcacattataacattctTTACCCGCGACCTCAACACTGA
- the ccdc197 gene encoding uncharacterized protein CCDC197, giving the protein MTTSFLPVLDNSDPRLRLTVENRIRNIFVTQSENTRHRKEENVNHIPVVTETSSRVLQAGVNTLQKTLVLKKQTELDEVNQQLALKRQEFKTCVEALARRRSELEIKQQQTKERAIKFEKFVAENEVKRRRALQKYEDARELNVSKQREIEDLTDQLKQLRARQQVLKERMSKYKIYEDYLMKTLDYLPSTYLDNGSESLVMPIIRRHEALSTTHRELLLRLGRLEEEVERSHRQQQIMKQDHSLNKLMANKELSELQSELETLKEENKQTEVKLLVEQDLSRVKVEEVGCLLMAINNLAEQCYLAAYGPLENMNMLTMMDMVKEYILDKADTERRARRLMESGSAMTSRTALTDKRERGSMKSIGSKTQIKSSSKVIRKSETMS; this is encoded by the exons atgacgACTTCTTTCCTTCCTGTCTTAGACAACAGCGACCCTCGTCTAAGACTGACGGTGGAAAACAGAATAAGAAACATCTTTGTAACACAATCGGAAAACACCAG ACACAGAAAGGAGGAAAATGTCAACCACATACCTGTTGTGACAGAG ACTTCAAGCAGAGTCCTACAGGCAGGAGTGAACACTTTGCAAAAGACGCTGGTTCTGAAGAAACAGACTGAGTTGGACGAGGTGAACCAGCAACTGGCACTCAAGCGTCAGGAGTTTAAGACCTGTGTGGAGGCTCTAGCTCGGAGAAGGTCTGAACTGGAAATAAAACAACAGCAG ACTAAAGAGAGGGCGATAAAGTTCGAGAAGTTTGTGGCTGAAAATGAAGTGAAGCGACGGCGAGCGCTGCAGAAGTACGAGGACGCACGGGAGCTGAATGTTTccaaacagagagagatagaagaTCTGACAGATCAGTTGAAACAACTCAGAGCCAG ACAGCAAGTTTTAAAGGAGAGAATGTCAAAATACAAAATCTATGAGGACTACTTGATGAAAACACTAGATTATCTCCCCAGCA CTTACCTTGATAATGGGTCTGAATCTTTGGTAATGCCCATCATCCGGCGCCACGAGGCCCTGTCCACCACCCACCGGGAGCTGCTGCTGCGTTTAGGGcgtctggaggaggaggtggagcggAGCCATCGACAACAGCAGATCATGAAGCAGGATCACAGTCTAAACAAACTG ATGGCCAATAAGGAACTGTCTGAACTCCAGAGTGAGTTAGAAACCCTCAAAGAGGAGAACAAGCAGACGGAGGTGAAGCTGCTGGTGGAGCAAGACCTGTCCAGAGTGAAG GTTGAAGAAGTGGGCTGCTTGCTTATGGCTATCAACAACCTCGCAGAGCAGTGTTATCTAGCAGCATACGGACCTCTGGAAAACATGAACATGCTGACAATGATGGACATGGTGAAG GAGTACATCCTGGACAAGGCcgacacagagaggagagcgAGGAGGCTGATGGAGTCGGGGTCCGCCATGACGAGTAGAACAGCTCTGACAGACAAAAGAGAGAGGGGGTCAATGAAGAGCATTGGcagcaaaacacaaataaaaagttCAAGTAAAGTCATTAGAAAGAGTGAGACAATGAGTTGA
- the LOC141783027 gene encoding ubiquitin thioesterase OTUB2-like isoform X2: protein MEAAGSLVSYREDISSLFPEQTPGAKYKDLSSQFSTVRQVCGDGNCFYRALCFAHLESVLHNARALQRFKEKIVQTCEDFSSAGFDESSFKHHLNTVVDVVERCQADDQEDTLLRLFNKQMTSDSVVQYLRLLTSAHLQNQADFFCNFVEAPNLVVYCHQEVEAMAMECDHVDILALSQALDVCIHIVSMEGDEEQLAHHVIPEGAEPSLHLLYQTSHYNILYPRPQH from the exons ATGGAGGCAGCCGGCAGCCTCGTCTCATACCGAGAGGACATTTCTTCGCTGTTTCCTGAGCAAACGCCGGGTGCCAAATATAAA GATTTAAGCAGCCAGTTCTCCACCGTCAGACAAGTGTGTGGAGATGGGAACTGCTTCTACAGAGCTCTGTGCTTCGCTCACCTGGAGTCAGTCCTGCACAATGCCAGAGCTTTACAGAG GTTTAAGGAGAAGATTGTCCAGACCTGTGAGGACTTCTCTTCTGCAGGATTTGACGAGAGTTCCTTCAAGCACCACCTGAACACA GTGGTTGATGTTGTGGAGCGGTGCCAGGCTGATGACCAGGAGGACACGCTGCTCCGGCTCTTCAATAAGCAGATGACGTCTGACAGCGTGGTGCAGTATCTCAGGCTGCTCACTTCAGCACACCTGCAAAACCAGGCGGACTTCTTCTGCAACTTTGTGGAGGCGCCCAATCTAGTAGTCTACTGTCATCAA gAAGTGGAGGCCATGGCGATGGAGTGTGATCACGTGGACATCTTAGCTCTGTCGCAGGCCCTGGATGTTTGCATCCACATCGTCTCCATGGAGGGCGATGAAGAGCAGTTGGCTCACCACGTCATTCCAGAGGGTGCTGAACCTTCCCTGCACCTACTCTACCaaacgtcacattataacattctTTACCCGCGACCTCAACACTGA